The following are from one region of the Salmo trutta unplaced genomic scaffold, fSalTru1.1, whole genome shotgun sequence genome:
- the LOC115189431 gene encoding NACHT, LRR and PYD domains-containing protein 1b allele 2-like, with amino-acid sequence MLVLVQDSTHWLQIEPLTSTVQGVTMFRHRTPKGSYECTVSGLRWLCERDVILKYHFRNWEPYSQLLKDMQYTQGGPLLDITMELGELEEVHLPHFVCLGTNPSLRNEMKILHVEEHGESLEEVHEVTRFHAKILHPKFSAISVILSYIFSWNVDVHCELMLYLTVMKETLIPRLYLFPSNPGQILAVEQQESKFQGSKRFPNTRPEQSFKLNSSFRLNIPCSTAINPPRIQLIHRDTTPSFFRAVVKMTGIDIEMELFSDDERTVWKEIVSRDEYYQNQALTLPGIPAEEFLKKHRAILIQGVKNPMPIADDLSSKSMIGDEEYSRIKAETTEQDRMRELLRSVLPKGPEVTGACLKALIEHEHHLVKYLSESST; translated from the exons ATGCTTGTCCTTGTTCAGGACTCCACACACTGGCTTCAGATTGAACCCTTGACTTCCACTGTCCAGGGAGTGACAatgttcag ACACAGGACACCCAAAGGGAGTTATGAGTGCACAGTGTCTGGGCTCCGctggctgtgtgagagagatgtcatTCTGAAGTATCACTTCAGGAACTGGGAACCCTACAGTCAACTTCTGAAAGACATGCAGTACACACAAGGTGGTCCATTGCTGGACATCACTATGGAGTTAGGTGAACTGGAGGAAGTTCATCTGCCACACTTTGTCTGTTTAG GGACCAACCCTTCCCTGAGGAATGAGATGAAGATTCTTCATGTAGAGGAACATGGAGAGTCTTTAGAGGAAGTGCATGAGGTCACCAGATTCCATGCTAAGATTCTCCATCCCAAGTTCTCAGCTATCTCTGTTATACTGAGCTATATCTTTTCTTGGAACGTCGATGTCCACTGTGAGCTGATGCTCTATCTGACAGTGATGAAGGAAACACTAATTCCACGCCTATACCTGTTCCCCAGTAACCCCGGCCAAATACTG GCTGTGGAACAACAGGAATCAAAGTTTCAAGGGTCTAAAAGGTTTCCTAACACAAGACCAGAGCAGTCCTTCAAACTGAATAGTTCCTTCAGACTGAACATTCCCTGTTCTACCGCCATCAATCCACCG AGGATTCAGCTCATACATAGAGACACCACACCAAGCTTTTTCAGGGCGGTTGTGAAAATGACAGGGATTGACATTGAGATGGAGTTATTCAGTGATGATGAGAGGACAGTATGGAAAGAAATTGTATCACGAG ATGAGTACTATCAGaaccaag CATTAACACTCCCTGGGATTCCTGCTGAGGAGTTTCTGAAGAAACACAGGGCTATACTCATTCAGGGAGTCAAAAACCCAATGCCAATAGCAGATGATCTGTCGTCAAAGAGCATGATTGGTGATGAAGAGTACTCcagaataaaagctgaaacaacTGAACAGGACCGAATGAGAGAACTACTGAGATCAGTCCTCCCTAAAGGACCAGAAGTGACGGGAGCTTGTCTCAAAGCTCTCATTGAACATGAACACCATCTTGTTAAGTACTTGAGTGAATCTAG CACCTAA
- the LOC115189386 gene encoding NACHT, LRR and PYD domains-containing protein 12-like gives MSLSGEREEETTASKMTQDTSSKSVQKPRAESPTTSLLSMKSDQPPTFSQEPLPDDNKEVESLDSEDPLKITHNLLDRRRQTLLTVQQDIKAKLKHKYQHISEGIGHHGNQSLLKDIYTELYITEGGSGGLNNEHEVRQIEMASKKQTTQETPIKCNDIFKPLPEQDKPIRTVLTKGIAGIGKTVSVQKVILDWAEGKANQDVHFMFPLPFRDLNLKKDQYSLMQLLSHYFPELKEIDSIEDGETKTVFIFDGLDECRLPLDFKNNEKCCDVTKPTSVDVLLTNLLEGNLLPSALVWITSRPVAANQIPPECVDQVTEVRGFNDPQKEEYFRKKIPDQNLANDIIKHMKTSRSLHIMCHMPVFCWISATVLEMILKEAEKDEVPKTLTQMYSHFILIQTIVKNKKYNKATETNPKELSQSDKEMILKLAKLAFQQLQKGNLIFYEEDLRECGLDVTEASEYSALCTEIFKEESGLYQDKVYSFVHLSIQEFLAAVHALESCLDKKENVFSPTSDDKEESIQLSDLHRTAVDQALKSENGHLDLVLRFLLGLSLESNQNLLRGLLTQTGNTTQTNDETVERTVRYLSEKINEESSPERVINLFHCLNELGANSLVEDMQTSLRSGTLSETELKPDQCSALAYLLLMSEEVLEEFDLKTYNTSKEGYQRLLPVVKSCKRALLDGCKLTSKSCETLASALQTPNSSLRELDLSFNDLGDRGVELLCVGLTSPLCNIQTLVLGGCNLTYESCETLTSALQTPNSPLRELDLSYNDLGDIGVKLLCVGCIDISPLSRLDRCNLTYESCETLASALQIPNSSLRELDLSYNDLEDRGVELLCVGLTSPLCNIQTLVLGQCGLTEGCCSDLASVLSSPNSQLKQLELRDNDLQDSGVTLLSAGLEDPDCKLHTLGLSGCLVKEEGCAALSSALRSNPSHLKELDLSYNHPGDSAGGLLSAALVDPTYKLMKLNVDHGGECRLKSGLRKYACHLTLDPNTVNQHLILSEGNRKVTPVKERQHYEDHPDRFNCIPQVFCREGLYGSRYYWEVERDGDWDGGMFELVAFGVVYKGIKRKEVERRTGLSWCLVCSHRGYEFSHGVSRIISDPGSNRVGVYLDWPAGTLSFYSVSSSGTV, from the exons atgagtctttctggggagagagaggaggagaccactgccTCCAAAATGACTCAAGACACCAGTTCTAAGAG TGTCCAGAAGCCAAGAGCAGAGTCACCTACAACCAGCCTGCTATCAATGAAGAGTGATCAGCCACCTACTTTCAGCCAGGAACCATTACCAGATGACAATAAGGAAGTGGAGAGTTTGGACAGTGAGGATCCATTAAAGATCACACACAACCTTCTGGACAGAAGAC GTCAAACTCTGCTGACAGTCCAACAAGACATTAAGGCTAAACTGAAACACAAGTATCAACACATATCTGAAGGAATTGGACACCATGGAAACCAAAGTCTGTTAAAGgacatctacacagagctctacatcacagagggtggaagtggagggctcaataatgaacatgaggttagACAGATAGAGATGGCATCCAAGAAACAAACCACACAAGAGACACCAATCAAATgcaacgacatcttcaaaccttTACCTGAACAAGACAAacctatcagaactgtgctgacaaaaggaatcgctggcattggaaaaacagtctctgtgcagaaggtcATCCTTGACTGGGCAgagggaaaagcaaatcaggacgTTCATTTCATGTTTCCTCTTCCTTTCCGCGATCTGAACCTGAAAAAGGACCAATACAGTCTGATGCAACTTCTTTCCCACTACTTCCCAGAGCTGAAAGAGATTGACAGCATTGAAGATGGTGAAACCAAAACTGTTTTCatttttgatggtctggatgagtgtcgACTTCCTCTAGACTTCAAAAACAATGAGAAGTGCTGTGATGTCACGAAGCCAACCTCAGTGGACGTGCTGCTGACAAACCTCCTCGAGgggaatctgcttccctctgctctcgtcTGGATAACCTCACGGCCTGTAGCAGCCAATCAGATCCCTCCtgagtgtgttgaccaggtgacagaggtacgagggttcaatgatccacagaaggaggagtattTCAGAAAGAAAATCCCAGATCAGAATCTGGCCAATGATATCATCAAACACatgaagacatcaaggagcctccacatcatgtgccacatgccGGTCTTCTGTTGGATATCAGCCACTGTCCTTGAGATGATACTGAAAGAGGCAGAGAAGGATGAAGTCCCCAAAACTCTGACCCAGATGTACTCACACTTCATACTCATCCAAACCATTGTGAAGAACAAGAAGTACAACAAAGCCACAGAGACAAACCCAAAGGAACTGTCTCAGTCAGACAAAGAGATGATCCTGAAACTGGCAAAGCTGGCTTTCCAACAGCTGCAGAAGGGCAACCTGATCTTCTATGAGGAGGACCTGAGAGAGTGTGGCCTTGATGTCACAGAGGCATCAGAGTACTCAGCATTGTGTACAGAGATCTTTAAAGAAGAATCTGGCCTGTACCAAGACAAGGTCTACAGCTTtgtgcatctgagcattcaggagtttctagcAGCAGTGCATGCTTTAGAATCATGTCTGGacaagaaggaaaatgttttctcccccacTAGTGATGATAAAGAGGAGTCAATCCAGTTGTCTGACTTACACAGGACAGCAGTGGACCAAGCCTTGAAGAGTGAGAATGGACACCTGGACCTGGTCCTACGCTTCCTTCTGggtctctcactggagtccaatcagaatctGTTACGAGGCCTTCTGACACAGACAGGAAATACAACACAGACCAATGACGAAACAGTTGAGAGAACAGTCAGGTACCTTTCAGAAAAGATCAATGAGGAATCCTCACCAGAAAGGGTCATCAacttgttccactgtctgaatgaacttggTGCCAACTCTCTAGTTGAAGACATGCAGACCTCCCTGCGATCAGGAACTCTTTCAGAAACAGAGCTAAAACCTGACCAATGTTCAGCCCTGGCCTACCTGTTACTTATGTCAgaggaggtgctggaggagtTTGACCTGAAGACATACAACACATCAAAGGAAGGTTATCAGAGGTTGCTGCCGGTAGTGAAATCCTGCAAGAGAgcact actggaTGGCTGTAAACTGACATCTAAATCCTGTGagactctggcctcagctctgcagacaccaaactcctccctgagagaactggacctcagcttcaatgacctgggagacagaggagtggagctACTGTGTGTTGGACTAACCAGTCCACTCTGCAACATACAGACACTAGT ACTGGGTGGCTGTAACCTCACATATGAATCCTGTGAGACTCTGACCTCAGCTCTGCAGACACCAAACTCCCCCCTGAGAGAACTGGACCTCAGCTACAATGACCTGGGAGACataggagtgaagctgctctgtgttgga TGTATTGacatatctcctctctccagactggaTCGCTGTAACCTCACATATGAATCCTGTGAGACTCTGGCTTCAGCTCTGCAGATACCAAACTCCTCCCTGAGAGAACTGGACCTCAGCTACAATGACCTGGAAGACagaggagtggagctgctctgtGTTGGACTAACCAGTCCACTCTGCAACATACAGACACTAGT TTTAGGTCAGTGTGGTCTGACAGAGGGTTGCTGTTCAGATCTGGCCTCAGTCCTGAGTTCACCCAACTCACAACTGAAACAACTGGAGCTGAGAGACAATGACCTGCAGGACTCAggagttacactgctgtctgctggactggaggatccagactgtaaactacacacactggg gctgtctggctgtctggtcaAAGAGGAGGGCTGTGCTGCTCTGtcttcagctctgaggtcaaacccctcccacctgaaagagctggacctgagctacaatcacccaggagactctgcAGGAGGACTGCtttcagctgctctggtggatccCACATATAAACTGATGAAGCTGAA TGTGGATCATGGTGGAGAGTGCAGGCTGAAATCAGGGCTGAGGAAAT ATGCCTGTCATCTCACCCTGGACCCAAATACAGTAAACCAACACCTGATACTGTCTGAGGGGAACAGGAAGGTGACACCGGTGAAAGAGAGGCAGCATTATGaagaccatccagacagatttaACTGTATTCCCCAAGTTTTCTGCAGAGAAGGCTTATATGGATCTCGTtattactgggaggtggagagggatggTGACTGGGATGGTGGCATGTTTGAGTTGGTGGCATTTGGTGTAGTGTACAAAGGAATAAAGAGGAAGGAAGTGGAACGTAGGACTGGATTGTCCTGGTGTTTAGTCTGCTCTCATAGGGGTTATGAATTTAGCCATGGAGTCAGCAGAATCATCTCTGATCCAGGTTCTAACAGAGTTGGAGtatatctggactggccagctggTACTTTGTCCTTCTATAGTGTGTCCTCCTCTGGTACAGTG